The stretch of DNA CCGGCCCCCAGCCCATCACGGTGAGGTCGGCGTCGTGGGTCCGGGCGGCGTCGAAGATCGCCTCGAAGGAGCGGTGCGAGAGGATTGTGTGGGTCTCGATGTCCACGCCGAACGTCTCGGCGTCCTCGCGGGCGCGTTCGAGCAGTTTCGCGGACGTGGCGTCGATCTCGTCGCTGCGCTCGGCGGCCCCCGCGAGTGCCGTCTGGTCCGGGACCGTGATGACGTGGGTCGCGACGACGGTCCCGCCCCGCTGTTTGGCGATGGCGCTCGCGAGCGTGATGAGGTCCGTCTCGTGTTCGGGGTTCGCCAGCGGAACCATCACGCGGTACTGGCCCCCGTCGGGCTGGACGCTCGTGGCCGCGTCGACCGCGACGTCCGGGAACCGCTCGGAGCGCGAGCGGACGTACTGCGAGAGGATCCCCTGTTTCTCCGTCCGGCTGCGGGCGTACAGCCCGTACCACAGCACCGCACCGCCGACGATCCCGAACGAGAGCAACAGCGCCGCTTCGGGTACGAACGCGAGCAGGGCGAAGGAGAGGACGGCACCGACGATCGGGAGGACGGGAAACAGCGGCACGACGAAGTCGGGGTCGTACTCCTCGGGCGCGGCGACGCGCATCACGATCAGCGCGAGGTTGAGCAGGCCGTAGATGACCAGGTGCAGGCCCGACGCCGACCCCGAGAGCAGCCCGAGGTCGCCGACGACGATGAACAGCAGGATGAGCCCCCCGGTGATGCCGATCGCGCGGTACGGCGTCCCGAAGCGGGGGTGGATCTCGTTGAGCGCCGGCGTGACGATCCGGTCCCGGCCCATCGCGAAGTTGATCCGCGAGGACGCGAGGATGGACGCGTTCGCACTGGAGGCGGTCGCGAGCAGGCCGCCGAACAGCAGCGCACCCCCCATCAGCGCGCCCTGGAGGTACTGGCCGACCTCGACGACGGCGATCGGGTTCTCGGTGTTGGGGTCGGTCACGACGTCGGCGATGAACCCCTCCGGGACGGCGGCGCTCATGATCACGAGCACGAGCGCGTAGATCACGGTCACGATGACGACGCTCCCGATGACCGCCCGCGGGAGGTTCTTGCCCGGCTGTTTGATCTCCTCGGCGACGCTGGTGATCTGGACGAACCCCAGGTAGGAGACGAAGATGAATCCGGTCGTCTCCAGGGTGGTCGCGACGGTCGTGGCGTCGGGGAGGTTCGCGGGGTCGGCCCGGAGCGTCCCCAGCAGCGTGAACACCGCCAGGATCGCGACCAGGAGGATGACGATGGCGTTCTGGAGCCGGCCGGTCTCTTTCGCGCCGACGTAGTTGATCGCCACGAAGAAGGCCGCGCCGACGAGCGCGATCAGCTTGAGCATCGAGATCGACAGCGGCCCGACGCCGACGGTCCCCGACACGCCGAAGATCCGGGCGATGTAGCGGCCGAACCCGACCATGTAGAAGGCGCTGGCGAAGGCCAGTCCCAGCCAGTTCGCCCAGCCGGCGACCGAGCCAAAGAGCGGTCCGAGCGCGTGGTTGACGTAGTAGTACGCGCCCCCCGAGCGGGGCATCGCGGTCCCGAGCTCGCTCGCGGATAGCGCGGTGAACATCGCGATGACCCCACCGAGCAGGAAGGCGACGGCGGCCATCGACCCGGAGCGCAGGATCGCCTCGCCGGGCAGGACGAAGATCCCCGCGCCGATCATCGTCCCGACGCCGATGGTCAGCGCCGCCAGCGGCCCGAGGTCCTTCGCGAGTTCCTCGTCGCTCATCCGTCACGCTCCGCCGCGCGGTCGGGGTCGGGGAGGGCGACCACCGGCCGGTCGTTCTCGGTGACGAGCTTGCGCGTCAGGTCCCCGGTGAGCAGCTGGCTGATGCGGCTCCCCTCGCGGGGGGTGAACACGACCGCGGACGCGCCGCGGTCGGCCGCGGCCTCGAAGATCGTGTCGACGACGTCGCTGCCGTACCGGATCTCGCTGTCCGCGTCGGCCAGCACCTCGCGGGCGGCCGCGAACATCTCCTCTGCCTCCGCCTCCCGCTGTTCGACGCCGGCCTTGTCCGGTGCGCCGCCGGCCTTCTCGACGACGTAGAGCAGGAGCACGTCGCCGTGGGAGTGTGCGGCGAGCGCGCGAGCGGAGTCGGCTGCGTCCTCCTCGCTGGCGACGGGGAGGACGACGCGGTCGAGCAGGGAACTCACGTCACCACCCCCCGGGATGGCGCGGTCGGTCGGCGACACGGTGTCGGAGAGTCGGCCCGTGGTTCATGGTCAGTGTAATTCGCCGACGACGCTTAATCCTCTCGCAAGCGACGCGCCTCGGCGATGGAAATACACTTGCCGGGGCCACCAGAAGCACACGGGTATGAACGACGCGGAGGGTCGACGGTGTACGTCGTGATCGTCGGAGCGGGCGAGGTCGGGTCGGCCATCGCCGACAGCCTCGCCGGCAGCCACGACGTGGCCGTCGTCGACATCGACGGCGACCGGGTCGAGGAACTGATGTACGACATCGACGTCCTCGGCGTGACCGGCGACGGCGCGGAACTTGAGACGCTGCGGGAGGCGGGGATCGCGGACGCCGACATCCTCATCGCCAGCACGAACGACGACGAGACGAACCTCGTCACCTGCGGGACGGCGCTGACGATCTCGGACGCCTTCACCATCTCCCGCGTGAAGGAGGCGAAGTTCCTGCGGACCTGGGAGCGGTCGGCGGGCGCGTTCGGCGTCAACCACATGGTCGCGACGAACCTGCTGACCGCCGAGACGGTCACCCGCGTGGTCGGCCTCCCGGCCGCACAGGACGTGGAGACGTTCTCGGACGGCGTCGTCCAGATGGCGGAGTTCGAGATCCGGACGGGGAGTCCGGTCGCCGACCAGACCGTCGCGACGGCGGACCGCTACGAGTCGCTGACCTTCGCCGCCATCCTCCGCGGGGACGGGGACGCCGAGGAGGTCGTCATCCCGCGGGGCGACACCACGATCCGGGCCGGCGACGAGGTGGTCGTCATCGGGAGTCCCGAGAGCGTCCGGTCGTTCGCCGCGGACATCGCGCCCGAGGTCAACGGCGTGAAGAACGTCGTCGTCGTCGGCGGCAGCGACGTGGGCTACCACACCGCCCGCCTCCTCCAGGACCGAGGACTGAAACCACGTCTCGTCGAGCAGGACCCCGTGCGGGCCCGCGAGCTGGCCGAGGAACTCGACGGGACCACGGTACTGGAGAGCGACGCCACCGATCGCGAGTTCCTCGAACGCGAGCGCATCGGCGACGTGGACGTGGTCGTGGCCGCCCTGGACAACGACGAGAAGAACCTGCTGGCGTGCCTGCTCGCGAAACGGCTGGGGGCCGACCGGGCCGTCGCCGTCGTCGACACCGGCGAGTACGTCCCGCTGTTCGAGGCCGTCGGGGTGGACGTGGCGGTCAATCCCCGCGAGGCCACCGCCGAAGAGATCACGCGGTTCACGCGGGAGCGCCAGGCGGAGAACGTCGCCATCATCGAGTCCGACCGCGCCGAAGTGCTGGAGATCGAGGTCGGCGACGACAGCGTCCTCGCGGGCCGCCCGATCCGCGAGGCCGTCGCGGACCTCCCCGACGGCGTCGTGGTCGGGGCCATCACCCGGGACGGCGAACTCGTCATCCCCCGCGGGGACACCGTCGTCGAGGTGGGCGACCACGTGGTCGTCTTCGTCGGGCGGGAGTCCCTCGACGCGGCCACGGCCGCCCTGTAGGCGGACCGTCGTTTTTGAGGGGAGGGGTACACTTATGTCGACTGTCGAATAATAACGGTCCGTGTTAGACACGTCGTCACTGTTCGCCCTCCTGGCCGACGAGCGGCGACGGCAGCTGCTGCTCGCCCTGATAGCGTCGGACTCCGTCGCGGTCTCCGAGGCGCTGCTCCAGCGGTCGGCGAGTGCCGAGGACGGCGAGCGGGCGACGGCGGCGGGGACCGGGACGTGGGACGACGCGCTCGACGCGGAACTGGTCGAGCTTCACCACACGCACCTGCCGAAACTGGCGGACGCGGACGTCATCGAGTGGGACCGCGAGACCGGCGTCGTCACTCGCGGGCCGGCCTTCGACGAGGTCGAGCCCTTCACTCGGCTGCTGGCTGACAACCGGGAGGCGCTGCCGGACGACCCCTTCTGAGTCAGCGCCTCCAGAACGACCGCGTGAACAGGACCAGCACGGTGATGATCTCCAGCCGACCGGCCCACATCAGCAGTATCAGCGCCGCCTTCGTCGTGTCGGGGAGCATCTCGTAGGACCCGAAGGGGCCGAGCCGACCGAACGCCGGCCCGATGTTGCCGATGGCGGCCAGGCTCGCACCGACGGCCTCAAGCGGCGTCAGCGCGATCCCGACTCGGGCGGCGTCCAGCGCCACGAACACCGTGCCGAGGCCGAACAGCAGGAAGTACAACAGCGTGAACCCGAGGATGCCGCGGACGGCCGTCTCGTCGACGACGGCGTCGGCGAGGCGGATCGGCTGGACGGCGTCGGGGTTGCTCGCGTGGAACAGCTCCCGGCGCACGGCCTTCAGCACGATGAGCCAGCGGACCACCTTGACCCCCCCGCCGGTGGAGCCGGCCGAGCCGCCGACGAACATCACGAGCACGAGGAACAGCTGGCTGTAGGGAGCCCACTGGGC from Haloarcula litorea encodes:
- a CDS encoding amino acid permease, with the translated sequence MSDEELAKDLGPLAALTIGVGTMIGAGIFVLPGEAILRSGSMAAVAFLLGGVIAMFTALSASELGTAMPRSGGAYYYVNHALGPLFGSVAGWANWLGLAFASAFYMVGFGRYIARIFGVSGTVGVGPLSISMLKLIALVGAAFFVAINYVGAKETGRLQNAIVILLVAILAVFTLLGTLRADPANLPDATTVATTLETTGFIFVSYLGFVQITSVAEEIKQPGKNLPRAVIGSVVIVTVIYALVLVIMSAAVPEGFIADVVTDPNTENPIAVVEVGQYLQGALMGGALLFGGLLATASSANASILASSRINFAMGRDRIVTPALNEIHPRFGTPYRAIGITGGLILLFIVVGDLGLLSGSASGLHLVIYGLLNLALIVMRVAAPEEYDPDFVVPLFPVLPIVGAVLSFALLAFVPEAALLLSFGIVGGAVLWYGLYARSRTEKQGILSQYVRSRSERFPDVAVDAATSVQPDGGQYRVMVPLANPEHETDLITLASAIAKQRGGTVVATHVITVPDQTALAGAAERSDEIDATSAKLLERAREDAETFGVDIETHTILSHRSFEAIFDAARTHDADLTVMGWGPDSHGSPGRAESAMDELTESVPCDFLVLRDRGFDPSRILLPTAGGPDSDLSAAIVETLRAEYDSEVTVLHVDDDPEAGRAFVQEWAEDHGLGDATIRVESGDVEAAIEAAAADATMVVIGATEEGLLRRLVSGSLVLDVADHVDCSVLLAEKHQRRGLFERLF
- a CDS encoding universal stress protein; translation: MSSLLDRVVLPVASEEDAADSARALAAHSHGDVLLLYVVEKAGGAPDKAGVEQREAEAEEMFAAAREVLADADSEIRYGSDVVDTIFEAAADRGASAVVFTPREGSRISQLLTGDLTRKLVTENDRPVVALPDPDRAAERDG
- the trkA gene encoding Trk system potassium transporter TrkA; this translates as MYVVIVGAGEVGSAIADSLAGSHDVAVVDIDGDRVEELMYDIDVLGVTGDGAELETLREAGIADADILIASTNDDETNLVTCGTALTISDAFTISRVKEAKFLRTWERSAGAFGVNHMVATNLLTAETVTRVVGLPAAQDVETFSDGVVQMAEFEIRTGSPVADQTVATADRYESLTFAAILRGDGDAEEVVIPRGDTTIRAGDEVVVIGSPESVRSFAADIAPEVNGVKNVVVVGGSDVGYHTARLLQDRGLKPRLVEQDPVRARELAEELDGTTVLESDATDREFLERERIGDVDVVVAALDNDEKNLLACLLAKRLGADRAVAVVDTGEYVPLFEAVGVDVAVNPREATAEEITRFTRERQAENVAIIESDRAEVLEIEVGDDSVLAGRPIREAVADLPDGVVVGAITRDGELVIPRGDTVVEVGDHVVVFVGRESLDAATAAL
- a CDS encoding DUF7344 domain-containing protein → MLDTSSLFALLADERRRQLLLALIASDSVAVSEALLQRSASAEDGERATAAGTGTWDDALDAELVELHHTHLPKLADADVIEWDRETGVVTRGPAFDEVEPFTRLLADNREALPDDPF